One Fundidesulfovibrio putealis DSM 16056 DNA segment encodes these proteins:
- a CDS encoding flavodoxin family protein, protein MSKALLLVGSPRDRSTSQVLGQAMLDALAAKGFECETLRLTGLLETQEGRARLLGAYLGADLVVLASPVYVDAPPAAVMRALEFLAGEQTPLPGARRLCAVFNCGFPEVEHTALSLDVCRLFAKRAGLQWAGGLGVSAGGAVNGKALETRGRVTCPLRRALTLAAEALASGLPIPQEAIDLAARPLLPRWLYLLMAQTGWLTQALKRRTLFRLDARPFASVPRTNDTKHRTPKIP, encoded by the coding sequence GTGAGCAAGGCCCTGCTCCTGGTGGGCAGCCCCCGCGACAGGAGCACCTCCCAGGTGCTGGGGCAGGCCATGCTGGACGCGCTTGCAGCCAAGGGCTTCGAGTGCGAGACCCTTCGCCTGACCGGACTCCTGGAGACCCAGGAGGGCCGCGCCCGGCTCCTGGGCGCGTACCTGGGGGCGGATCTGGTGGTGCTGGCCTCGCCCGTGTATGTGGACGCGCCCCCCGCCGCCGTGATGCGCGCCCTGGAATTCCTGGCCGGTGAGCAAACACCGCTGCCAGGAGCCCGGCGGTTGTGCGCCGTGTTCAACTGCGGCTTTCCGGAGGTCGAACACACGGCCCTGAGTCTGGACGTCTGCCGCCTCTTTGCCAAACGGGCCGGGCTCCAGTGGGCCGGGGGCCTGGGCGTTAGCGCTGGCGGCGCAGTGAACGGCAAGGCCCTGGAAACGCGCGGGCGAGTCACCTGTCCCCTGCGCCGCGCCCTGACGCTGGCCGCCGAGGCTCTGGCAAGCGGCCTGCCCATCCCGCAGGAGGCTATCGATCTTGCCGCGAGGCCCCTGCTCCCGCGCTGGCTGTATCTGCTGATGGCGCAGACCGGCTGGCTTACCCAGGCCCTGAAGCGCCGCACCCTGTTCAGGCTGGACGCCCGGCCTTTTGCCAGCGTACCCAGGACCAACGACACAAAACACAGGACTCCCAAAATCCCATGA
- a CDS encoding NAD(P)H-dependent oxidoreductase, producing the protein MRAVLFDATPPVSDACRQGSDALRRALSDAGHAVDVFGLADLPMAPCRGCFACWTATPGRCPVSDASEIAARAYLASELAVFFSPLSFGAWNSTAKKLLDRMICLVSPFFETPEPNGLTRHKPRYARYPAFLGVGWLPAPDREAQDVFSRLVARNAFNLRAPAWAQLTLSHDRPWSAQREACLAVLDSLTSQPGEAAS; encoded by the coding sequence ATGCGAGCCGTCCTCTTCGATGCGACCCCGCCTGTCAGCGACGCCTGCCGCCAGGGGTCGGACGCCCTGCGCCGCGCACTGTCCGACGCGGGCCACGCCGTGGACGTGTTTGGGCTGGCGGATCTTCCCATGGCCCCCTGCCGGGGCTGCTTCGCCTGCTGGACGGCTACGCCGGGCCGCTGCCCGGTTTCCGACGCCTCGGAGATCGCGGCCAGGGCCTACCTTGCCTCGGAGCTGGCCGTGTTCTTCTCGCCGTTGTCCTTCGGAGCCTGGAACTCCACGGCCAAGAAGCTCCTGGACCGGATGATCTGTCTGGTGTCGCCCTTTTTCGAGACGCCGGAGCCCAATGGCCTCACGCGCCACAAGCCCCGCTACGCCCGCTATCCGGCGTTCCTGGGCGTGGGCTGGCTGCCCGCACCGGACCGCGAGGCTCAGGACGTCTTCTCCCGACTGGTTGCGCGCAACGCCTTCAATCTGCGCGCACCGGCCTGGGCGCAGCTGACCCTCAGCCACGACCGGCCCTGGTCCGCCCAGCGCGAGGCCTGTCTGGCCGTGCTGGATTCCCTCACAAGCCAGCCTGGGGAGGCTGCGTCGTGA